From one Lotus japonicus ecotype B-129 chromosome 3, LjGifu_v1.2 genomic stretch:
- the LOC130743317 gene encoding YTH domain-containing protein ECT4-like isoform X1 yields MDAQFKKASDEMNRKKIHGDSSTAEFNNSNMTPSKGASSPSDARSCVSSIGDASGSIKEGDVDQEYLPTDQNVAYAAGGYYGYYYPGYGGYYGESDNQGYYVGAEAVDFQYPVMQADNGSYVYLMPGFQPGYSSYFPLSPSGVDGQYVGHQVYPPGSIFQQPIASPGYFSASLPYGELMPSAYSWDSSVTAPFNEFSGKPSGRTNLSSQSRTGGVLNKSATAPNSSNPSEVNGSTPLVVVSSTHVKNNQQKQANKAPVCGSVLHSDSMAKGCLPIAKFPTYNQGKSGYHYPNNVLNAKANTKGWVSTEKLKLRGKVNNSLYEQNQGPRTANAKSELVSGGDSLRTLAVVGSGNGNSKIRTDQYNLPDFPTKYDHALFFVIKSYSEDDIHKSIKYDVWASTPNGNKRLDSAFQDAQKRTEEKGSKCPIFLFFSVNASGQFCGVAEMIGRVDFNRSMDFWQQDKWNGYFPVKWHIIKDVPNPQLRRIILENNDHKPVTNSRDTQEVSFPQGVEMLNIFKNYAARTSILDDFEFYESRQKVMQEKKIRQSIPHTNAQHIDDITNALGSVDLSAVKNMEEEPKLVEKVND; encoded by the exons ATGGATGCTCAATTTAAAAAAG CCTCGGATGAGATGAATAGGAAGAAGATTCATGGTGATTCTTCAACGGCTGAGTTCAACAATTCCAATATG ACTCCTTCTAAGGGTGCAAGTTCTCCATCTGATGCAAGATCATGTGTATCTTCTATTGGAGACGCGTCCGGTAgtattaaagaaggggatgtgGATCAAGAATATTTGCCAACAGATCAGAATGTTGCTTATGCTGCTGGGGGCTATTATGGATACTACTATCCAG GTTATGGTGGTTATTATGGAGAGTCTGACAACCAAGGATATTATGTTGGTGCTGAAGCTGTGGATTTTCAGTATCCT GTCATGCAAGCAGATAATGGATCTTATGTCTATCTCATGCCAGGATTTCAGCCTGGCTATTCTTCATACTTCCCTCTGAGTCCATCTGGTGTTGATGGACAATATGTTGGTCATCAAGTCTACCCCCCTGGTTCCATCTTTCAACAACCCATTGCATCACCTGGTTATTTTTCAGCTTCTCTACCTTATGGGGAGTTAATGCCATCAGCATACTCATGGGATTCATCAGTAACCGCACCTTTTAATGAATTTTCTGGTAAACCAAGTGGTAGAACTAATTTGTCTTCCCAAAGTCGCACAGGCGGTGTATTGAATAAGTCCGCAACCGCGCCTAACTCGAGCAACCCGTCTGAAGTGAACGGTTCCACACCATTAGTTGTGGTTTCATCAACTCATGTTAAGAATAACCAGCAAAAACAAGCAAACAAG GCACCCGTTTGTGGCTCAGTTCTCCATTCAGAttctatggcgaagggttgcttgcCTATCGCCAAGTTTCCCACATACAATCAAGGAAAGAGTGGATACCACTATCCAAACAACGTGCTTAACGCGAAAGCAAACACAAAGGGTTGGGTTAGTACTGAAAAGTTGAAATTGAGAGGCAAGGTTAACAATTCACTTTATGAGCAGAATCAGGGTCCTAGGACAGCTAATGCTAAAAGTGAATTAGTGTCTGGAGGTGATTCTTTGAGAACCTTGGCCGTAGTTGGAAGTGGGAATGGCAACAGCAAAATCAGGACAGATCAATATAACCTTCCTGATTTTCCAACCAAATACGATCATGCGCTTTTCTTTGTCATCAAATCATACAGCGAAGATGATATCCATAAGAGCATCAAGTACGATGTGTGGGCCAGTACACCTAATGGGAACAAGAGGCTGGATAGTGCATTTCAAGATGCACAAAAGCGAACGGAAGAGAAAGGAAGCAAGTGCCCCATATTCCTTTTCTTTTCG GTCAACGCTAGCGGTCAATTTTGTGGAGTAGCTGAGATGATTGGGCGAGTTGATTTCAATAGAAGTATGGATTTCTGGCAACAAGATAAATGGAATGGATATTTCCCTGTCAAATGGCACATTATAAAGGATGTTCCAAATCCACAGCTACGGCGTATAATCCTTGAGAATAATGATCACAAGCCTGTAACTAATAGTAGAGACACACAAGAG GTGAGTTTTCCCCAAGGTGTTGAAATGCTCAATATTTTCAAGAACTATGCAGCAAGAACTTCCATATTGGACGACTTTGAATTTTATGAAAGCCGTCAGAAGGTTATGCAGGAGAAGAAAATAAGGCAATCTATACCCCATACAAATGCACAG CATATAGATGACATAACCAATGCACTTGGGTCAGTAGACCTTTCAGCTGTAAAGAACATGGAGGAGGAACCCAAGTTGGTTGAGAAAGTGAATGACTGA
- the LOC130743317 gene encoding YTH domain-containing protein ECT4-like isoform X3: protein MLLMLLGAIMDTTIQVMQADNGSYVYLMPGFQPGYSSYFPLSPSGVDGQYVGHQVYPPGSIFQQPIASPGYFSASLPYGELMPSAYSWDSSVTAPFNEFSGKPSGRTNLSSQSRTGGVLNKSATAPNSSNPSEVNGSTPLVVVSSTHVKNNQQKQANKAPVCGSVLHSDSMAKGCLPIAKFPTYNQGKSGYHYPNNVLNAKANTKGWVSTEKLKLRGKVNNSLYEQNQGPRTANAKSELVSGGDSLRTLAVVGSGNGNSKIRTDQYNLPDFPTKYDHALFFVIKSYSEDDIHKSIKYDVWASTPNGNKRLDSAFQDAQKRTEEKGSKCPIFLFFSVNASGQFCGVAEMIGRVDFNRSMDFWQQDKWNGYFPVKWHIIKDVPNPQLRRIILENNDHKPVTNSRDTQEVSFPQGVEMLNIFKNYAARTSILDDFEFYESRQKVMQEKKIRQSIPHTNAQHIDDITNALGSVDLSAVKNMEEEPKLVEKVND, encoded by the exons ATGTTGCTTATGCTGCTGGGGGCTATTATGGATACTACTATCCAG GTCATGCAAGCAGATAATGGATCTTATGTCTATCTCATGCCAGGATTTCAGCCTGGCTATTCTTCATACTTCCCTCTGAGTCCATCTGGTGTTGATGGACAATATGTTGGTCATCAAGTCTACCCCCCTGGTTCCATCTTTCAACAACCCATTGCATCACCTGGTTATTTTTCAGCTTCTCTACCTTATGGGGAGTTAATGCCATCAGCATACTCATGGGATTCATCAGTAACCGCACCTTTTAATGAATTTTCTGGTAAACCAAGTGGTAGAACTAATTTGTCTTCCCAAAGTCGCACAGGCGGTGTATTGAATAAGTCCGCAACCGCGCCTAACTCGAGCAACCCGTCTGAAGTGAACGGTTCCACACCATTAGTTGTGGTTTCATCAACTCATGTTAAGAATAACCAGCAAAAACAAGCAAACAAG GCACCCGTTTGTGGCTCAGTTCTCCATTCAGAttctatggcgaagggttgcttgcCTATCGCCAAGTTTCCCACATACAATCAAGGAAAGAGTGGATACCACTATCCAAACAACGTGCTTAACGCGAAAGCAAACACAAAGGGTTGGGTTAGTACTGAAAAGTTGAAATTGAGAGGCAAGGTTAACAATTCACTTTATGAGCAGAATCAGGGTCCTAGGACAGCTAATGCTAAAAGTGAATTAGTGTCTGGAGGTGATTCTTTGAGAACCTTGGCCGTAGTTGGAAGTGGGAATGGCAACAGCAAAATCAGGACAGATCAATATAACCTTCCTGATTTTCCAACCAAATACGATCATGCGCTTTTCTTTGTCATCAAATCATACAGCGAAGATGATATCCATAAGAGCATCAAGTACGATGTGTGGGCCAGTACACCTAATGGGAACAAGAGGCTGGATAGTGCATTTCAAGATGCACAAAAGCGAACGGAAGAGAAAGGAAGCAAGTGCCCCATATTCCTTTTCTTTTCG GTCAACGCTAGCGGTCAATTTTGTGGAGTAGCTGAGATGATTGGGCGAGTTGATTTCAATAGAAGTATGGATTTCTGGCAACAAGATAAATGGAATGGATATTTCCCTGTCAAATGGCACATTATAAAGGATGTTCCAAATCCACAGCTACGGCGTATAATCCTTGAGAATAATGATCACAAGCCTGTAACTAATAGTAGAGACACACAAGAG GTGAGTTTTCCCCAAGGTGTTGAAATGCTCAATATTTTCAAGAACTATGCAGCAAGAACTTCCATATTGGACGACTTTGAATTTTATGAAAGCCGTCAGAAGGTTATGCAGGAGAAGAAAATAAGGCAATCTATACCCCATACAAATGCACAG CATATAGATGACATAACCAATGCACTTGGGTCAGTAGACCTTTCAGCTGTAAAGAACATGGAGGAGGAACCCAAGTTGGTTGAGAAAGTGAATGACTGA
- the LOC130743317 gene encoding YTH domain-containing protein ECT4-like isoform X2, which yields MITGYGGYYGESDNQGYYVGAEAVDFQYPVMQADNGSYVYLMPGFQPGYSSYFPLSPSGVDGQYVGHQVYPPGSIFQQPIASPGYFSASLPYGELMPSAYSWDSSVTAPFNEFSGKPSGRTNLSSQSRTGGVLNKSATAPNSSNPSEVNGSTPLVVVSSTHVKNNQQKQANKAPVCGSVLHSDSMAKGCLPIAKFPTYNQGKSGYHYPNNVLNAKANTKGWVSTEKLKLRGKVNNSLYEQNQGPRTANAKSELVSGGDSLRTLAVVGSGNGNSKIRTDQYNLPDFPTKYDHALFFVIKSYSEDDIHKSIKYDVWASTPNGNKRLDSAFQDAQKRTEEKGSKCPIFLFFSVNASGQFCGVAEMIGRVDFNRSMDFWQQDKWNGYFPVKWHIIKDVPNPQLRRIILENNDHKPVTNSRDTQEVSFPQGVEMLNIFKNYAARTSILDDFEFYESRQKVMQEKKIRQSIPHTNAQHIDDITNALGSVDLSAVKNMEEEPKLVEKVND from the exons ATGATCACAGGTTATGGTGGTTATTATGGAGAGTCTGACAACCAAGGATATTATGTTGGTGCTGAAGCTGTGGATTTTCAGTATCCT GTCATGCAAGCAGATAATGGATCTTATGTCTATCTCATGCCAGGATTTCAGCCTGGCTATTCTTCATACTTCCCTCTGAGTCCATCTGGTGTTGATGGACAATATGTTGGTCATCAAGTCTACCCCCCTGGTTCCATCTTTCAACAACCCATTGCATCACCTGGTTATTTTTCAGCTTCTCTACCTTATGGGGAGTTAATGCCATCAGCATACTCATGGGATTCATCAGTAACCGCACCTTTTAATGAATTTTCTGGTAAACCAAGTGGTAGAACTAATTTGTCTTCCCAAAGTCGCACAGGCGGTGTATTGAATAAGTCCGCAACCGCGCCTAACTCGAGCAACCCGTCTGAAGTGAACGGTTCCACACCATTAGTTGTGGTTTCATCAACTCATGTTAAGAATAACCAGCAAAAACAAGCAAACAAG GCACCCGTTTGTGGCTCAGTTCTCCATTCAGAttctatggcgaagggttgcttgcCTATCGCCAAGTTTCCCACATACAATCAAGGAAAGAGTGGATACCACTATCCAAACAACGTGCTTAACGCGAAAGCAAACACAAAGGGTTGGGTTAGTACTGAAAAGTTGAAATTGAGAGGCAAGGTTAACAATTCACTTTATGAGCAGAATCAGGGTCCTAGGACAGCTAATGCTAAAAGTGAATTAGTGTCTGGAGGTGATTCTTTGAGAACCTTGGCCGTAGTTGGAAGTGGGAATGGCAACAGCAAAATCAGGACAGATCAATATAACCTTCCTGATTTTCCAACCAAATACGATCATGCGCTTTTCTTTGTCATCAAATCATACAGCGAAGATGATATCCATAAGAGCATCAAGTACGATGTGTGGGCCAGTACACCTAATGGGAACAAGAGGCTGGATAGTGCATTTCAAGATGCACAAAAGCGAACGGAAGAGAAAGGAAGCAAGTGCCCCATATTCCTTTTCTTTTCG GTCAACGCTAGCGGTCAATTTTGTGGAGTAGCTGAGATGATTGGGCGAGTTGATTTCAATAGAAGTATGGATTTCTGGCAACAAGATAAATGGAATGGATATTTCCCTGTCAAATGGCACATTATAAAGGATGTTCCAAATCCACAGCTACGGCGTATAATCCTTGAGAATAATGATCACAAGCCTGTAACTAATAGTAGAGACACACAAGAG GTGAGTTTTCCCCAAGGTGTTGAAATGCTCAATATTTTCAAGAACTATGCAGCAAGAACTTCCATATTGGACGACTTTGAATTTTATGAAAGCCGTCAGAAGGTTATGCAGGAGAAGAAAATAAGGCAATCTATACCCCATACAAATGCACAG CATATAGATGACATAACCAATGCACTTGGGTCAGTAGACCTTTCAGCTGTAAAGAACATGGAGGAGGAACCCAAGTTGGTTGAGAAAGTGAATGACTGA